The following proteins are co-located in the Solea solea chromosome 21, fSolSol10.1, whole genome shotgun sequence genome:
- the LOC131448506 gene encoding hemoglobin subunit beta-1-like yields MVVWTPEELKTITGIFSSLDYEDIGPKALCRCLIVYPWTQRYFGGFGNLYNAAAIKSNPNIAAHGVKVLHGLDRAVKNMDNIKGTYAELSTLHSEKLHVDPDNFNLLADCLTIVIASKMGEDFTPETQATFQKFLAVVVNALGKQYY; encoded by the exons ATGGTTGTCTGGACTCCAGAAGAACTCAAGACCATCACCGGCATCTTCTCCAGCCTGGACTATGAGGACATCGGCCCCAAGGCTCTGTGCAG GTGTCTGATCGTTTACCCCTGGACTCAGAGGTATTTCGGTGGCTTCGGTAACCTCTACAATGCTGCCGCCATCAAGAGCAACCCCAACATCGCAGCTCACGGAGTCAAGGTGCTCCATGGTCTGGACCGCGCTGTGAAGAACATGGACAACATCAAGGGAACCTACGCTGAGCTGAGCACCCTGCACTCTGAGAAGCTGCACGTCGACCCCGACAACTTTAAT CTGCTGGCCGACTGTCTGACCATCGTCATCGCTAGCAAAATGGGAGAAGACTTTACCCCAGAGACCCAGGCCACCTTCCAGAAGTTCCTGGCTGTGGTGGTGAATGCTCTGGGAAAACAGTACTACTAA
- the LOC131448508 gene encoding hemoglobin subunit beta-1-like: protein MVVWTESELSIINSIFSSLDYEDIGPKALCRCLIVYPWTQRYFGGFGNLYNAAAIKGNPNITAHGIKILHGLDRAVKNMDSIKETYAELSTLHSEKLHVDPDNFTLLADCLTIEIAAKLGEDFPAETQGTFQKFLAVVVNALGKQYH, encoded by the exons ATGGTTGTCTGGACTGAATCAGAGCTCAGCATCATCAACAGCATCTTCTCCAGCCTGGACTATGAGGACATCGGCCCCAAGGCTCTGTGCAG ATGTCTGATCGTTTACCCCTGGACTCAGAGGTATTTCGGTGGCTTTGGTAACCTCTACAATGCCGCTGCCATCAAGGGCAACCCCAACATCACAGCGCACGGAATCAAGATACTCCACGGTCTGGACCGCGCTGTGAAGAACATGGACAGCATCAAGGAAACCTATGCCGAGCTGAGCACCCTGCACTCTGAGAAGCTGCACGTCGACCCCGACAACTTCACG CTGCTGGCCGACTGTTTGACCATCGAAATCGCTGCCAAACTGGGAGAAGACTTCCCCGCAGAGACCCAGGGCACCTTCCAGAAGTTCCTGGCTGTGGTGGTGAATGCTCTGGGTAAACAGTACCACTGA